The stretch of DNA GTTGGAGATTTTGAGATTAAAGTAGATTGATAAAGcttcaatttttatataaaaaaattgaatgcaACATCTTTAGATTATGATACAATATTTATGATGTGGCTGaaagaaaattatataataaatatatttattaaaaggatataaaatataaaatgactaaaacactctaataataatataacttacttTTTACATTCTTTTTGAAAAGTAACTTACATAAAAAGATATTTTCTTAATACTCATAACGCTAACTCAATCAAAAGCTtaatataaatatagataaaCAAAAATAATGCAATACTgtatagaaataaattaaataattttgtcGATATTGGAAATCAACAAGGGAGGAGACACAGAGGAGGATGTGGAGGTGCTAAGGATTGTTGGTTCACCCTATAAGGCGGAGAGTTGGAGATGATAAGTGAACAAGGAGGCTGAGGGTGCAAAGAAACAGTATAGGGTCTAAGATGTTGGAGGGTTAATCTTTTCTTCACCATGTTGTGGGGTATTTATGGGAGAGGTTTTGTGTTTGCTGGTGAAAATGTGGTGACCTTGCTATTAGACCATCATTGTGGAATGCATGGGAATGATGTCTCTGATGAGACACATTCTATCATTCCTTCTAAGTTGTGGTGTTGAGTTGGTGGCCTAAGTAATCACGTTCTCAACAGAAGAGCAACTGCCCTGTAAGTAAGAACTTTCAATCAAGGATGGGTAGCTAGCTGTTGTATGAGAACTTTCTGATTGAAGCTGATTGCCAACTTGCAAGGATGGTTGATCCTTTCTAGGAAAAATGGGAGGTTGACTAGAACTAGGCCTTCCGGGCTATCAATACTTTGGCGATTCGAGCCTTCAGTCCTCTGATGACTAGTCGATTGGTAGTGAACAAAGGGATATTTGCAGGTATTTCTCGGATGATCTATCGTACTGCCACATGTCCGAAGCTAtaacaaatttcatttaaatattatttatattattgtatccatctttctaattaaattcaattttttttaccaaaagtATTCTTCCTGCAGCAATCATAGCTTCAATAGCTCATTCTATCACTCATCCTGCTATGTTAAAGACGTGAGAATTATCATTGAAAGATCAATGTAACATAAATTTAGAGGTTGAGACTTGAAATAAAGAATAAGCATGTTAAAACAGTAGAATAATTTGTTTAAACTTTTTGTGATTGTAAGCGATTATGAACGGAGTGGATCGGATTTGtaacatttgaatttaaatatgtgtaattgttatttttaatttttgcgaTTGTAACAATTTATATTGCTATTTGGATTTGAGGTCTGAATTACAAAATGTTATTCTTTggatataaaattttgataaatattttcgattgagtcttaatttgattggCATTGATATTGTTGTCAGTGTGGGAGGACGTAGATTTGAATAGCTAAAACGCATTGTCCTCCTATTTAAAGGTTGGGGAGAGACTATGTATAGTGCTAAACATTGTATGAAAGAGAATAGATATATATGATAacaacctataatgagattattgttcaaaaaaattgctatatcaaaaacaacaaaatataaatagaatattcgaaaatatataaatttatgttatCCATTGATTTTGCTCCAAGCGATGAGATTGtcgttaaattaaaattatatataattaaaagaaaatgaaattgcaTGTGGATCCAAttaatataactcatatattcttCTGCAGAAATGAGTAATAGCAAAATCATAACATTCAAAGATGAGGTATAATTATATATGATTTGATGATCATGGAAGTACATGCACTTCATATGAAAGTCAAAAGATAATTTTGGTATAAAAATAGAACATTTTAGCCACATAGTGGGTTGTTATGAATAAAAAACCTAAAGACAAAAGAATAAAGAACTTTATACTAAACTGCATGCAGAAGAAGGCATAAGTCCACCGCCATCGCCATCACCACCCACACCACTAACAGTTCCTAGCTAGAGCAAATCAATTTCCTTTCACATATAATCATCATAGCAACGTTCTTTTCGTGGCAGAAGCTACTAGAATTTCAGCTAACTTTGGATTGGAGggatttatattattaatttcaagtttttttttatttgattcgtGACGCCTATAAATAGAAAGCTTTGCCTTAACTTTTTTCTCAATCAACTAAGCTTGTTTCCAGTAGACTTTAAGATTTGCATTGAGCTTTTTGCGTAAGTGAGGTTTGAGTATGGGAAGTTGCAGGGTTATTGGTGCTTTATTCTTGGTTTTGCTCCTTGTGGATTTAGCTTTTGCTGCTAGGTCATTTAAGGCTGTAGGAAAGGGAGGTGGTgctggaggaggaggaggaggaggaagtgGTGGAGGTGGTGCCAATGGTTTAGGCTCAGGTTCTGGATATGGTTCAGGGTATGGTTCCGGAAGTGGCTCAGGATATGGTTCGGGAGCTTATGGTAGTGGAGGAGGTGGAGGGGGTGGTGGGGGcggaggtggaggtggaggtggtggCAGCTCTGGATCTGGTAGTGGGTCTGGGTATGGGTCAGGATCTGGATCAGGGTATGGGTCTGGTGGTGGGAtaggaggtggtggtggtggtggtggcggtagaggaggtggtggtggtggaggtggtGGCAATGGAGGAGGCTCAGGATATGGGTCCGGATCCGGATACGGAAGTGGGTCTGGATACGGAagtggtggtggtagaggtggaggaggaggtggtggaggtggaggtggaggtggaggaGGAGGTGGTGGAGGCAATGGTTCAGGTTATGGAAGTGGTTCAGGATATGGAAGTGGGTCAGGTTATGGTAGTAGTGGAGATGATGATTACTCACCATAAATTCAAACTTCTTAATTAGTTAGCAATGCATTAAAACATTTAGGATTTTGCAATTTTCGGAATAAAAGTTCTATGTCTACCTATCACTACCGCATGCATTTCTAAAGGACTTGTACTCTTTTGTATGGATTTCTAAATGTCGGTAATTACTTCAAATTAAGACAAAGCTTTGCATTAAGAGAAGGTCAAAATCCTAATAACAATGTGACTTGAATTCAGGTCAAATAAATATCTTGATCATCAAATCAACACACGAAATTCAACTTTGCATTGTTTTTAAACAAGGTTATATTACTTAAAGTACTAGCATCATCGCCAAATATAAACAAGACAATAAAAAACAAAGCCCACAACAGCAGGTCAAAGACAAAGAAGGACCAAGCTTTATAAAAGGAGACACCAGCCATGGTGAGAGCATCGGCCACATGACATTGACAAACCATTCTTAAATTCGATCCCAACACAATTCACCTGCTCAAGAAAAAGCACCAAAACCCAAACAAGCCCATGATAAGCGTCAAATGAATACCTCATTGACACAGCTCTTAGCACCAAAGGCCACATCACCACCATTTCCACCAACAAATCACAACTTTACAAGCTTCAACTCACAATATAGTTTCTGAACATGATTTTCGTgcttaattatatttatacaactttttaaatgtttatatatttatgtcatgttagtgattattcatttatttttcatgtaGTATATTTCTatcatgcatgtttatggttactAAAATGTATCATATCCAACATTAGTAAGTGTATATTAATATACTTTACAATATAATATTTGATTAACAAAAGAAttggaaattttttatttctcttgATTTTATCACTTATAAACTTATATACAAATAACACTgttcaaaaattgtaaaagttcaagTAGTTGTTATAGATTTTCTTAATCTCttcgaaaattttagaaaaattttaatatctaaaattttCAACCCTTACATAAAAGGATAGACACGTTTTAACATGTTCAAACCCACAAGCTcttatattgacaacaatactaaTACCAACCAAGTTAAACTTCAATTAACTATTGAATTCTAAACCTTATGtgttcatatttatttatttttaccaatTTCTACTTCTACTCATAACTCCTCCCTAACCCTTAAATcgaataaaaaatatgttttaacaCGCTTGAACCCACATATTTTTAATTGCTACAATAACAACAATGCCAATTAAACTAATGCCCAATcgaagtttatattttaaattattgtaacAAATTCTGCAAAATATAAGATAAATTAAGATATGAAAAAAAGTAACATGCACATGAGACAAATGTACAAATTTGTTAAGATTTATTTAAAACAGTTATTAAcatgtaaaaaattatataaaaataatataaatatgatacaagcatgtactttttttttctttgtattatGTCACTGTTATACCCCTTTTCTATCAAGGATACATGGTAGAACGAGGAGCTCAAGCATGCCTCCACAGATTCTTCGAGAGGACTATTCAAGGATCATCAACGCATAATAATTTTGTACAAATTCATTAAGAAGAATGTCAGAGTAAGAACAAACAGTATCATGTATGGTGACAAATTGATATATAACGAATTTGCCACCAAACTGTCCGTACAAGCAACCTCCGCTATATCTACCTCAACATAGGAGTGATATCGGTTCAGTTCAATCAGGTTCAATGAGCTTTACTTtatgacttttaaattttatttgacaaattttaaattttttaataaatattctataaaacaatcatttttttaagaatttttaaatttaaaatatttatttttataccataaaaatttaaaattattaaaaattaaataaaagtatagttTGATTTCCGGTAACTGTAGTTTTTAAACTTGTATTCCATAAATGATTCAAACACCTCAATCCAAATCgatttttgatttttaaaattttcaaacattcttACTTAGTCCTACCCCAACACACGAGGAATCAAGTATCCTCTCTTCTTCCTTGAGCAACCCTTAGCCACTTAAAAAGCCTCCTtcctcttcttctcctttctccCTTTCTTAGATTTCAACTCCAACTTTTTGCTTACCTCTTTATTGACTCGTAGTATCAACACATTGAATTTGAATATGTAATTTAGGGCTGTTTAATTGTTGATCCATTTGATAGATTATGAGGCTTTTGAATTTAAaacatgttgaattttttatctcaattttGCTTAAATACGAGACCAATGCCATAATGAAGCCAACAAGGCTAAGGCACCATCTCGCAAAATAATTGCTCCTATATTTTTGTTGGAAAACGATAATTTTGATCTAATTTAATCCCGTCCTATGCATGGGTTATACTTATTCATTATAAATTCCTAAACTTTTAGTTATAAATTATgcattaaacttattttttttatcaaatcaactctaaaacctGAATTAAACATTAAtaggttaaaattattattttcaagtaCCAAAATGCACAACTTTTGTCAAGTAAATGTATCAACATTGGACCAAAAATAAAACAGGTAGCACgttaaaaaaattgtcaaaccAATTACTTCGGAATTGGTGTTTTTAGGGcaaatggtcactcaactatgaGAGTGATTCTACTTTGCTCACCTAACTACAAAATTTTTCGATTGAGTCACTAAAGCTTTCGAAATTAGATTTTTTAGTCACCCAACCGTTAAGTTAATAACAGAAGTTTAATGTGCGTTTTTCTTTGAAGCTTTTAAAATGTTGCTAAGATAAAAGCTACACACTGTGAAGGAATGGCAAGGGAGTGGGGACTCTTTCACCACGGAAAGTAAAACAGTAAACAAACAAAAGATGCAAAAATTGTTTACGCAATTCGCTTTTCCTGCATTTGCAGAGCCTAGCTCATTGTGAAATATCCACTATCTTCAATACTTACAACAAGTGATCCTAATCTACAACACACCCATGACTAGTTCTTCACCCTTGTACCTTGAAGAATGATGCTCTCACCACTAAATTCACTCCTATAAATTTAACAAGCAAAACCACAACACAAAGGGTTTTACTATCAGTATGCACTCATAAAATAAGGTTCCTcacaaagacaaattaaatgcttaattttcTCGGTACAATAACCTATTCAAGCCTCTCAATTATATAGAATATCTATATACATCCCGATAAAACATCAATAGAATAAGttgaatacaatataataataaaatacaaagtGAACACGAATATAATAATCCAATCTCTAAAATATGTTTCCCCAACTGATATGATCTTCATTGATGAAATACATATCATCCATATACTTAACACCATCCATAAATACTGTTCAATAAATTGTcaacatttcaaatatgaaaacgGTCTCAAACAATTCCAGTGACTAGAGAGTAGGCATTTCCTTAGCACTCAAAtacatttttccatatttttcaataatCTCCCTCTTTGAAAAACCAAACATACATAATGCAGGAAATTTAGTTGTAACAAAATGTTTTATTTGATACATATAATGTCTTAAatcattatcatatatatatatatgatgtatgctttcctaaaataaacatattaaaaatgcAAACACTAATATAAAAATCTAGGATttttacattcaaatatataggatttttactttaaattaatgttttttaggatatatattataaaatcttaTAGAAGTAAGAAACTATAAACAAATAAGTTATTTAATACTGCGattttgttttaataataaaatttaacaatactaattttaaattagaaataatattattgatatattattaaaaatatttctattaatattttaataataaataaaattacaatttataaatatttaatcatTCCAACCATGGGTATTGTTTTTGAATGATAAGAGCATATGGGTGAGAGAAAACTATTGGACATGAAAGATAAAGAGAATGGATTTTGAAAGTCAAAATCATGGCAATTCTAGAATGAAAAATTCCTTATTAGTTGATGGAAATTGGATTGTATTTGCCACTAAAACTTGGTTCTCAAAGACAAAACCAAATGATAATCctagaatgaaaaaaataaaaaaaaaataaaaacccccAAGGACATACATACAGTTTTTGACACTTTGGTGGTCACTTGTTGAAGGAACAGGGATGGTATCTTTTACGtttcattttgattatatattatttatttaagagCTAAGTTCTCCCCACGGTTTGATATGAATTGTTCTTAATAAAGAAACCTTGAAGTCAAAAAGGACATACAAAGCATGCACACGAAGGCGACATTCCCAATACCAACCGCACTTTCTCTTCTAAACATTGCTTTCGTGACAGAATTTTGAGATGACTTGGAGAGATTTAAACTATTCATtttctagtttttcttttttattgtttctTATTTGATTGGTAACAACTATAAATAGAGTGCATCGCCTGAACTTTTTTTCTCAACCAACAAAGCTTGTTTTACGTAGATTTTAAAGCTTGCTTTTGAGTGATTGTCTAAGTGCAGTTTCAATATGGGAAGTTCAAGGGTTATTGGTGCTGCATTCCTGGCTTTACTCCTTGCAGATTTAGCTTTTGCTGCTAGGCTAGGAAAGGGAGGTGGTGGGGGTGGGGGTGGCGGTGGAGGAGGCGGCGGCTCTGGATCAGGCAGTGGCTCTGGGTATGGGTCAGGATCTGGATCAGGGCATGGGTCTGGTGGTGGGATAGGAAGTGGTGGAGGAGGTGGTGGTGGCAGCGGAGGTGGCGGTGGTGGAGGTGGTGGCAACGGAGGTGGGTCGGGATATGGGTCTGGATCTGGATATGGAAGTGGGTCTGGATATGGAAGTGGAGGTGGTAGAGGTAGAGGTGGAGGAGGAGGTGGTGGTAGTGGAGGTGGTGGTGGCGGAGGTGGTGGTCATGGAGGAGGGTCAGGATATGGATCAGGGTCCGGATACGGAAGTGGGAGTGGGAGTGGAAGTGGAAGTGGAAGTGGTAGAGGTGGAGGAGGAGGTGGTGGCAGTGGAGGTGGAGGAGGCGGAGGTGGAGGTGAAGGCAATGGTTCGGGCTATGGAAGTGGGTCTGGGTACGGTTCAGGGTATGGTAACGGTGGAGGATGATTTTTCACCATAAATTGAAACCAACGATGACTTCGGCTTACTACTTGACCATATACTAAAATGACGAGGTtatgtaattttcaaaaataaaagtgtAATGTTTTCTAGCATTTGCATTTCCATATTATATAATGAATCAGACATGTTTTCTAAAGACTTCTAAGTCATTTATAAGAGATGACTGTTAAGATTATTACAATATATTTCCTacttttttaatagtttattttcaTCAATAAATCACATATACAAGAGGCAATAAATTGATTACTCAGTTCGGTTTCCTTACATTTATGGAGCCTATCTAAGTGAGATGAATCCACTATCTTTGAAACAAATATAGCCAGTGAACCTAGATTTAACTCATTCCAGTGTAAAATCATCACTTTTGTTCCTCAAAGATTAGAGCTCTCACTACTAAATTCTCTCTTTAAGAACTTAGCTTGTAAAACGAAACACAAAGAAGTTTTATAGTTAAAGTGCACTCTTACAAATAATGTCCTTTACTGAACAAATAAGTGCTCTCCATACATAGTCCTAACGCACATAAGCCTCTAACATATAAGAGTTAATGGCTTGCTAAGATAAAGATAAATTACAATGACTATCCCACTAAAATAACCTTATAAAAAGGATTTACAAATGCCCTAATaaagtccaaaataaatcaaagatCTTCACGATAAGTCTTCTAATCAGCCCCGATTCAATCTCTATATTTCATGGGATTCAGCTGCTTGATCCAATCTAATCTGAGCTTCAAATATGGTTCAGCACACGCCCACAAGATTATTTAAGTCATTGCCAAGTGATTTGGTTAAAAAGATTTTCAACTCCAAATAAGGCAAGTATATTTCCTGTCGATGTGCTAGCGGAAGTGATCACTTCCATTGACACATTGACATCCACttgaaatatattaatatattaagtaAATGAATTTAGAGTTAAAATCGAATTATTATGAAAAACTATACATAATGTGGGATGGCTTAAGATATAACAGAGA from Gossypium hirsutum isolate 1008001.06 chromosome D04, Gossypium_hirsutum_v2.1, whole genome shotgun sequence encodes:
- the LOC107940457 gene encoding putative glycine-rich cell wall structural protein 1; the encoded protein is MGSCRVIGALFLVLLLVDLAFAARSFKAVGKGGGAGGGGGGGSGGGGANGLGSGSGYGSGYGSGSGSGYGSGAYGSGGGGGGGGGGGGGGGGGSSGSGSGSGYGSGSGSGFNMGSSRVIGAAFLALLLADLAFAARLGKGGGGGGGGGGGGGGSGSGSGSGYGSGSGSGHGSGGGIGSGGGGGGGSGGGGGGGGGNGGGSGYGSGSGYGSGSGYGSGGGRGRGGGGGGGSGGGGGGGGGHGGGSGYGSGSGYGSGSGSGSGSGSGRGGGGGGGSGGGGGGGGGEGNGSGYGSGSGYGSGYGNGGG